The following proteins are encoded in a genomic region of Natrinema sp. DC36:
- a CDS encoding DedA family protein, with protein sequence MADLGTAALRFIQLYGPLALLIFTFLETSMLFPFFPSEVVVPAAAALLVVGPVSFVVFVGAATIGGTLGAFVLFYAFRGPGSRGLGRFRERIDVSEDATERGRRWFRSWGTSSVFWGRFLPALRSVVTIPAALADMSPTRFGVYTAAGTVLFYAAVGAVVYYGRQQSLFEAAGSLAADRPVLTAVVVVVALVLGLLVVREYRRRERGTCRNN encoded by the coding sequence ATGGCGGATCTCGGGACGGCCGCACTGCGATTCATTCAGTTGTACGGCCCGCTCGCACTGCTGATCTTCACGTTCCTCGAGACCTCGATGCTCTTTCCGTTCTTCCCGAGCGAGGTCGTCGTTCCGGCCGCGGCCGCACTGCTGGTCGTCGGCCCCGTCTCCTTCGTCGTCTTCGTCGGGGCGGCGACCATCGGTGGCACGCTCGGCGCGTTCGTCCTGTTTTACGCGTTTCGCGGACCCGGATCACGCGGACTCGGCCGCTTCCGGGAGCGGATCGACGTCTCCGAGGACGCGACCGAACGCGGCCGCCGGTGGTTCCGCAGCTGGGGAACGTCGTCGGTCTTCTGGGGCCGGTTCCTGCCGGCGCTGCGGTCCGTCGTCACCATCCCGGCGGCGCTCGCCGACATGTCGCCGACCCGGTTCGGCGTCTACACCGCGGCCGGCACCGTCCTGTTCTACGCGGCCGTCGGCGCGGTCGTCTACTACGGCAGACAGCAGTCCCTGTTCGAAGCCGCCGGCTCCCTCGCCGCCGATCGGCCGGTTCTCACTGCAGTGGTCGTTGTCGTCGCCCTCGTGCTGGGACTCCTGGTCGTCAGGGAGTACCGGCGACGAGAACGAGGCACCTGTCGGAACAACTGA
- a CDS encoding serine hydrolase domain-containing protein: MSRLGQSDRERIAALFERHLEAGLHHGAQLAVYVDGEPVIDLAGGVEAPDGPEETRETRHVLFSSTKPYAAVTLHSLVEEGELAYDDRVVDHWPEFADEGSEKADITVRQVLSHTSGLNRGEIDDRPDLWGDWNAVVEQLEAMEPNFPPGETPAYHALTFGWLVGELVRRVSDTPIEAAAAERVFDPLGMDDTGIGLREDEEDDVATLVGFEEFDRCRDPGEGLGDHTQVAAPFNSEEVHRAVIPAANGIGTAGDMARFYACLANGGELEGTQLLEPETVEQMATVQAETDADGTIGREGRFALGFWKGGTTVAPYGSLSPEHVFGHAGLGSSVGWADPEENIGFSYVTNGVRDGSYEHVARVNALADAVRQALR, from the coding sequence ATGTCACGACTTGGCCAATCGGATCGCGAGCGCATCGCAGCCCTCTTCGAACGCCACCTCGAGGCCGGGCTCCACCACGGGGCGCAGCTAGCGGTCTACGTCGACGGCGAGCCGGTGATCGACCTCGCGGGCGGCGTCGAAGCGCCGGACGGCCCGGAAGAGACCCGCGAGACGCGCCACGTCCTCTTCTCGAGTACGAAACCCTACGCGGCCGTCACGTTGCACTCCCTCGTCGAGGAGGGGGAACTCGCGTACGACGACCGGGTGGTCGATCACTGGCCCGAGTTCGCCGACGAGGGATCCGAGAAGGCCGACATAACCGTGCGACAGGTGCTCAGTCACACGTCGGGACTGAACCGCGGCGAGATCGACGACCGGCCCGACCTCTGGGGCGATTGGAACGCCGTGGTGGAGCAACTCGAGGCGATGGAGCCGAACTTCCCGCCGGGGGAGACGCCGGCCTATCACGCGCTCACCTTCGGCTGGCTCGTCGGGGAACTCGTCCGGCGAGTATCGGACACGCCGATCGAAGCGGCCGCGGCCGAGCGCGTCTTCGACCCGCTCGGCATGGACGACACCGGCATCGGCCTCCGCGAGGACGAAGAGGACGACGTGGCGACGCTCGTCGGGTTCGAGGAGTTCGACCGCTGTCGCGACCCCGGCGAGGGGTTGGGCGATCACACGCAGGTCGCGGCCCCGTTCAATTCGGAGGAGGTCCACCGCGCCGTGATCCCCGCCGCCAACGGCATCGGGACCGCCGGCGACATGGCCCGGTTCTACGCCTGTCTCGCGAACGGCGGCGAACTCGAGGGAACGCAGCTCCTCGAGCCCGAGACCGTCGAGCAAATGGCCACGGTGCAGGCCGAGACGGACGCCGACGGCACGATCGGCCGCGAGGGACGGTTCGCGCTCGGCTTCTGGAAAGGCGGCACCACGGTCGCGCCCTACGGCTCGCTCTCGCCCGAGCACGTCTTCGGTCACGCCGGGCTGGGGAGCAGCGTCGGCTGGGCGGATCCCGAGGAAAACATCGGCTTCTCGTACGTGACGAACGGCGTTCGCGACGGCTCCTACGAACACGTCGCCCGCGTGAACGCGCTCGCGGACGCGGTTCGGCAGGCGCTTCGGTGA
- a CDS encoding MATE family efflux transporter, translating into MSFRWSSVPNPFRWFLLAVGYLLARLGVIDPRRVERTTDLAWPRIVTGIARMSKSAADIAMVGIALGPAAIAGVGLATPYWGIAFAIGGGIAGATIGLVSQRYSGGTATGVTLAVTTSGVIVVALLLPLAALYGTVPERLIALVGNDPASIAYGADYLRVVAIGIPFAGLNLIGSRALVGADDAWTPMVLRAGGAVVNVSINAVLIFGLELGVVGAAVGTVVANVLVLAAFVTGFTVGRLPLIGEFPVTIDVAWPRPTIGELRTVLGIGTPLVFTNIARRAAQFPMLAIVALFGPNVLAAYVVARRVRDLMDTPGWGFSLASSSLVGQELGTGDERDADTYGREVLWFGTGVYVVSATIVFVFAEQVSRVFVADPSILPLVTAFIGVACVSVVFRGVSGGATGPLRASGDTRWPFYGQVLGLYGAALPVAFFGAVSVPLPFLEAVTPLGIGALYAALILETFVPALVTYYRFSTGHWKAISRSYRPGSSPGD; encoded by the coding sequence GTGTCTTTCCGATGGAGTTCCGTCCCGAACCCCTTCCGGTGGTTCCTGCTGGCGGTCGGCTACCTGCTCGCACGGCTCGGGGTCATCGATCCCCGGCGCGTCGAGCGGACGACCGACCTCGCCTGGCCGCGGATCGTCACGGGGATCGCCCGGATGTCGAAGTCCGCGGCGGACATCGCGATGGTCGGGATCGCCCTCGGCCCGGCGGCGATCGCCGGCGTCGGGCTCGCGACTCCCTATTGGGGAATCGCGTTCGCGATCGGCGGCGGGATCGCCGGCGCGACGATCGGCCTGGTCTCCCAGCGCTACAGCGGCGGGACGGCGACGGGCGTCACGCTGGCGGTCACGACGAGCGGCGTCATCGTCGTCGCACTGCTGCTTCCGCTCGCCGCGCTCTACGGAACGGTTCCCGAGCGATTGATCGCGCTCGTCGGTAACGACCCCGCGTCGATCGCCTACGGCGCGGACTACCTCCGGGTCGTCGCGATCGGGATCCCGTTTGCGGGGCTGAACCTCATCGGCAGTCGAGCGCTCGTCGGTGCCGACGACGCCTGGACGCCCATGGTGCTCCGGGCGGGCGGTGCGGTGGTCAACGTGAGCATCAACGCGGTGTTGATCTTCGGCCTCGAGCTGGGCGTCGTCGGCGCGGCCGTCGGAACCGTCGTCGCGAACGTGCTCGTCCTGGCCGCGTTCGTCACCGGGTTCACCGTCGGCCGGCTCCCGCTGATCGGCGAGTTCCCCGTCACCATCGACGTGGCGTGGCCGCGTCCGACGATCGGCGAACTCCGGACCGTCCTCGGTATCGGAACGCCGCTCGTCTTCACGAACATCGCCCGTCGAGCGGCGCAGTTTCCGATGCTCGCGATCGTCGCCCTCTTCGGACCGAACGTACTCGCCGCCTACGTCGTCGCTCGCCGCGTCCGGGATCTGATGGACACGCCCGGCTGGGGCTTCTCGCTCGCCTCGAGCAGTCTCGTCGGACAGGAACTGGGCACCGGCGACGAACGGGACGCCGACACGTACGGCCGCGAGGTCCTCTGGTTCGGGACCGGCGTTTACGTCGTCAGCGCGACGATCGTCTTCGTTTTCGCCGAACAGGTCAGTCGCGTCTTCGTCGCCGACCCGTCGATCCTGCCGCTCGTGACCGCGTTCATCGGCGTCGCCTGCGTCAGCGTCGTCTTCCGCGGCGTAAGCGGCGGCGCGACCGGGCCGCTCCGCGCCAGCGGCGACACCCGTTGGCCGTTCTACGGGCAGGTGCTCGGTCTCTACGGCGCTGCACTCCCCGTCGCATTCTTCGGTGCGGTCTCGGTTCCGCTTCCGTTCCTCGAGGCCGTCACGCCGCTGGGGATCGGCGCGCTCTACGCGGCACTGATCCTCGAGACGTTCGTTCCCGCCCTCGTCACGTATTACCGGTTTTCGACCGGCCACTGGAAGGCCATCAGTCGATCGTATCGCCCCGGGTCGTCGCCCGGGGATTAG
- a CDS encoding molybdopterin biosynthesis protein — translation MNRKEFRDLASPDEAREAIDSLSLEGGIERVPLEEARGRVLVARLDAELDVPGFDRASLDGYALRARDTFGADEADPARLELVGEVHAGAEPDVVLEEGQAVEISTGAVMPDGADAMVPVERTDRVEPRSTKRASGATASAESGGANVLIRTSVAPGDNVMFAGADIAAGERALGPGTAITPRDIGLLSALGIDEVPVRAKPRVGIVSTGDELVRPGEELHSERGEIYDVNSYTIAAGVEDAGGEAVLYPHAGDEQDEMEEILRTAADECDLVLSSGSTSASAVDVIYRVIEEQGELLLHGVSIKPGKPMLIGRLDDSAYVGLPGYPVSAMMVFRTFVAPAIRQAAGVPEPASATVSGRLARQERYEEGRHRLMPVGLVTDGAGETLVYPVDKGSGATTSLADADGVVEVGPETDYLEAGEPVTVTLFSPEVRPPTLFGVGEGDPTVARLLDGLENPRYLSVGTRPGLRQLREGVPDVAVAAGPLEYDIESTELGRWEREWGLIVRTGNPDEIEGLEDLVDRDLRFVNRTTDSGLRSSLGSTVADLAEERGVDRHEIVDAIDGFDLGVRAHESPARKVIAGDADAGLGLRETADRLDLGFVPLGEQPVRVLANPDRTEKEGVRELERVLADVLSAQR, via the coding sequence ATGAACCGCAAGGAGTTTCGCGATCTCGCCTCCCCCGACGAGGCCCGCGAGGCGATCGACTCGCTCTCGCTCGAGGGCGGCATCGAGCGCGTCCCGCTCGAGGAGGCGCGCGGTCGGGTGCTCGTCGCACGACTCGACGCCGAACTCGACGTACCGGGGTTCGACCGGGCGAGCCTCGACGGCTACGCCCTTCGGGCGCGGGACACCTTCGGCGCGGACGAGGCCGATCCCGCTCGCCTCGAGCTCGTCGGCGAGGTCCACGCCGGTGCGGAACCCGACGTAGTACTTGAGGAGGGGCAGGCCGTCGAAATTTCGACCGGCGCGGTGATGCCCGACGGGGCCGACGCGATGGTTCCGGTGGAGCGGACGGACCGCGTCGAGCCACGCTCGACGAAACGAGCGAGCGGTGCCACCGCGAGCGCGGAATCGGGCGGCGCTAACGTGCTGATCCGTACCTCGGTCGCGCCCGGCGATAACGTCATGTTCGCGGGCGCGGATATCGCCGCGGGTGAACGCGCGCTCGGTCCCGGGACCGCGATCACGCCTCGAGACATCGGCTTGCTGTCGGCGCTGGGCATCGACGAGGTGCCGGTTCGAGCGAAGCCGCGCGTCGGCATCGTTTCGACCGGCGACGAACTCGTCCGGCCGGGCGAGGAACTGCACAGCGAGCGCGGGGAGATCTACGACGTCAACAGCTATACGATCGCCGCGGGGGTCGAAGACGCGGGCGGTGAGGCGGTTCTCTACCCCCACGCCGGCGACGAACAGGACGAGATGGAGGAGATCCTGCGGACTGCGGCCGACGAGTGCGACCTCGTGCTCTCGTCGGGATCGACCAGCGCGAGCGCGGTCGACGTCATCTACCGCGTTATCGAGGAGCAGGGCGAATTGCTGCTCCACGGCGTGAGCATCAAGCCGGGGAAGCCGATGCTGATCGGCCGGTTGGATGACTCCGCATACGTGGGTCTACCGGGCTATCCCGTCTCCGCGATGATGGTCTTTCGAACGTTCGTCGCACCGGCGATCCGTCAGGCTGCCGGCGTGCCGGAGCCCGCATCCGCAACGGTCTCCGGCCGACTGGCACGGCAGGAACGGTACGAGGAGGGGCGACACCGGCTCATGCCCGTCGGTTTGGTTACGGACGGTGCAGGCGAGACGCTCGTCTACCCCGTCGACAAGGGCAGCGGCGCGACGACCAGTCTCGCGGACGCCGACGGCGTCGTGGAGGTCGGCCCCGAGACCGACTACCTCGAGGCGGGCGAACCCGTCACGGTCACGCTGTTCTCGCCGGAGGTCCGACCGCCGACGCTGTTCGGCGTCGGCGAGGGCGATCCGACGGTCGCTCGGCTGCTCGACGGCCTCGAGAATCCGCGCTATCTCTCCGTCGGAACCCGGCCGGGTCTCCGGCAGCTCCGCGAGGGCGTCCCCGACGTGGCCGTGGCCGCGGGGCCGCTCGAGTACGACATCGAATCGACCGAACTGGGCCGCTGGGAGCGCGAGTGGGGGCTGATCGTGCGCACCGGTAACCCGGACGAAATCGAGGGGCTCGAGGACCTGGTCGATCGAGATCTGCGCTTCGTCAATCGGACGACGGACTCCGGGCTGCGCTCGAGCCTCGGTTCGACGGTCGCCGACCTCGCCGAGGAACGGGGAGTGGACCGTCACGAGATCGTCGACGCGATCGACGGCTTCGATCTCGGAGTACGCGCTCACGAGAGTCCCGCCCGCAAAGTCATCGCGGGCGACGCCGACGCCGGGCTCGGTCTGCGCGAGACCGCCGACCGACTCGATCTCGGCTTCGTCCCCCTCGGCGAGCAGCCGGTTCGCGTCCTCGCGAATCCCGATCGGACGGAGAAGGAAGGGGTTCGCGAACTCGAGCGAGTGCTCGCAGATGTCTTGTCGGCGCAGCGATAG
- a CDS encoding ABC transporter substrate-binding protein, protein MRIVTTLPSATEMVAALGCEPVGVSHECDYPPNAASAPAITRSRIDADESASSGEIDRQVLETADTEGGVYDVDVETLDDLEPDVIVTQGMCDVCAVDVAVIEDAVDRISADPEIVPTDPHSVGDVLDDLERIGRAIGREERAREVRRELESRLEDVRNRTDGIAAEDRPRVAIFDWTDPAMVAGHWTAELVDWAGGEYGLADVGERSSPREWMDIRAYDPEVVIVAPCGFDLEQIARNRTDLTEREGWGALTAVREGRVWAMDGDHYLNRPGPRLVDTLEALAPIVRPELFDGPAADVAVPFGDLEGIEGAEPGDEPADPESRAEIDSSP, encoded by the coding sequence ATGCGAATTGTCACGACGCTCCCCTCAGCGACCGAGATGGTGGCCGCCCTCGGCTGCGAACCGGTCGGCGTCTCCCACGAGTGCGACTACCCGCCGAACGCGGCGTCCGCCCCGGCGATCACCCGGTCGCGGATCGACGCGGACGAGTCGGCCTCGAGCGGCGAGATCGATCGGCAGGTCCTCGAGACCGCCGACACCGAGGGCGGCGTCTACGACGTCGACGTCGAAACGCTCGACGACCTCGAGCCGGACGTGATCGTCACGCAGGGGATGTGCGACGTCTGCGCGGTCGACGTGGCGGTCATCGAGGACGCCGTCGATCGGATCTCGGCCGACCCCGAAATCGTTCCGACCGATCCCCACAGCGTCGGCGACGTGCTCGACGACCTCGAGCGAATCGGCCGCGCGATCGGTCGCGAAGAGCGCGCTCGGGAGGTTCGACGGGAGCTCGAGTCGCGACTCGAGGACGTTCGAAATCGAACCGACGGTATCGCGGCCGAAGACCGTCCGCGCGTGGCGATCTTCGACTGGACGGATCCCGCGATGGTCGCGGGCCACTGGACCGCCGAACTCGTCGACTGGGCCGGCGGCGAGTACGGGCTGGCCGACGTCGGCGAGCGCTCGAGTCCGCGCGAGTGGATGGACATCCGCGCGTACGATCCCGAGGTCGTGATCGTCGCGCCCTGCGGCTTCGACCTCGAGCAGATCGCGCGGAACCGAACGGACCTCACCGAACGAGAGGGCTGGGGAGCGCTGACGGCGGTTCGGGAGGGCCGCGTCTGGGCGATGGACGGCGACCACTACCTCAATCGCCCCGGACCGCGATTGGTGGACACCCTCGAGGCGCTCGCGCCGATCGTCCGGCCGGAGCTGTTCGACGGGCCGGCTGCGGACGTTGCAGTGCCGTTCGGGGACCTCGAAGGGATCGAGGGGGCCGAGCCAGGGGACGAACCCGCCGATCCCGAGTCGCGAGCCGAAATCGACTCGAGCCCGTGA
- a CDS encoding desampylase gives MIVLPTAVREAVLERARKGVPEEICGVLGGEYEPDGRSRVRSQYPAENVAETPQTRYEIDPEEQLAIFERLEDRGEEIVGFYHSHPQGPPRPSATDAARATWPDRSYVIVSLEPLEMGSWRWRTNGEGESETAENGETTERFEREQVVAG, from the coding sequence GTGATCGTCCTCCCGACCGCCGTCCGCGAAGCGGTTCTCGAGCGCGCTCGGAAGGGGGTGCCCGAGGAGATCTGTGGGGTCCTCGGCGGCGAGTACGAGCCCGACGGACGGAGTCGCGTGCGGTCGCAGTATCCGGCCGAAAACGTCGCGGAAACGCCGCAGACGCGGTACGAGATCGATCCCGAAGAACAGCTGGCGATCTTCGAGCGCCTCGAGGACCGCGGCGAGGAGATCGTCGGCTTCTATCACTCCCATCCCCAGGGACCGCCCCGACCGAGCGCGACCGACGCCGCGCGGGCGACGTGGCCCGATCGGTCGTACGTGATCGTCTCGCTGGAACCGCTCGAGATGGGATCGTGGCGCTGGCGGACGAACGGCGAGGGTGAAAGCGAGACGGCGGAAAACGGGGAGACTACCGAAAGGTTCGAACGGGAACAGGTAGTCGCTGGCTGA
- a CDS encoding sulfatase-like hydrolase/transferase, giving the protein MSDADADTRPNVLLVLTDQERYDASAPEGPPVDTPAIDRLSSEGIRFERAFTPISICSSARASLLTGRFPHGHGMLNNCHEPDALQANLPAELPTFSEELVAAGYDLTYTGKWHAGRDQTPADFGFSYLGGSDKHHDDIDDAFREYREERGVPVGEVDFEEEIYTGDDPRNADEGTFVAAKTPVDVEDTRAYFLAERTIDAIESHADGDRDGPFFHRADFYGPHHPYVVPEPYASLYDPDEIDPPESYAETSDGKPQVHENYLAYRGVTDFDWELWAEALAKYWGFITLIDHQLERILKTLENRGLADDTVVIHASDHGDFAGSHRQFNKGPLMYDDTYRIPLQVRWPGVVESGSVCEAPVHLHDLAATFLEMGGVDVPESFDARSLVPLLEAGGDAVDNTVDGDAVSEAWSDSTFAQYHGDEFGLYSQRMVRTGRYKYVYNGPDIDELYDLEADPAELQNLIDHPEYEAVRREMRERLVDWMKETEDPNRVWVTDVLENAS; this is encoded by the coding sequence ATGTCCGACGCTGACGCCGACACCCGCCCGAACGTCCTGCTCGTGCTCACCGACCAGGAGCGGTACGACGCCAGCGCACCCGAGGGGCCCCCGGTCGACACCCCGGCGATCGATCGGCTCTCGAGCGAGGGGATCCGATTCGAGCGGGCGTTTACGCCGATCAGCATCTGCTCGAGCGCTCGCGCGTCGCTCCTGACCGGCCGGTTCCCCCACGGGCACGGGATGCTGAACAACTGCCACGAGCCGGACGCGCTTCAGGCGAACCTGCCCGCGGAGCTGCCGACGTTCTCGGAGGAACTCGTGGCGGCCGGCTACGACCTCACCTATACGGGGAAGTGGCACGCCGGCCGCGACCAGACGCCCGCCGATTTCGGTTTCTCGTATCTCGGGGGCAGCGACAAACACCACGACGACATCGACGACGCGTTCCGCGAGTACCGCGAGGAGCGAGGCGTCCCGGTCGGCGAGGTCGATTTCGAGGAGGAGATTTATACCGGCGACGACCCCCGAAACGCCGACGAGGGGACGTTCGTCGCCGCAAAGACGCCCGTCGACGTCGAGGACACGCGAGCCTACTTTCTCGCCGAACGGACGATCGACGCGATCGAATCGCACGCGGACGGCGACCGGGACGGCCCGTTCTTCCACCGGGCGGATTTCTACGGGCCCCACCACCCCTACGTGGTCCCGGAGCCCTACGCCTCGCTGTACGATCCCGACGAGATCGATCCCCCCGAGAGCTACGCCGAGACTTCCGACGGGAAGCCGCAGGTCCACGAGAACTACCTCGCCTACCGCGGCGTCACCGACTTCGACTGGGAGCTCTGGGCCGAAGCCCTCGCGAAGTACTGGGGATTCATCACGCTGATCGACCACCAGCTCGAGCGGATCCTCAAGACCCTCGAGAACCGGGGACTGGCCGACGACACGGTCGTGATCCACGCGTCGGACCACGGCGATTTCGCCGGGAGCCACCGCCAGTTCAACAAGGGGCCGCTGATGTACGACGACACCTACCGGATCCCGCTGCAGGTGCGCTGGCCCGGCGTCGTCGAGTCGGGGTCGGTCTGCGAGGCCCCCGTGCATCTGCACGATCTGGCGGCGACGTTCCTCGAGATGGGCGGCGTCGACGTCCCCGAGAGTTTCGACGCCCGGAGTCTGGTGCCGTTGCTCGAGGCCGGCGGCGACGCCGTGGACAACACCGTCGACGGGGATGCAGTCTCCGAGGCGTGGTCCGACTCCACCTTCGCCCAGTACCACGGCGACGAGTTCGGCCTCTACAGCCAGCGGATGGTCCGCACGGGCCGGTACAAGTACGTCTACAACGGCCCCGATATCGACGAACTGTACGACCTCGAGGCGGATCCGGCGGAACTGCAGAACCTGATCGACCACCCCGAATACGAGGCTGTCCGCCGAGAGATGCGAGAACGGCTGGTCGACTGGATGAAGGAGACGGAAGATCCGAACCGCGTCTGGGTGACTGACGTGCTCGAGAACGCGTCCTAG
- the hisS gene encoding histidine--tRNA ligase: MYDRIKGFRDFYPGEMSARRATIDVLEETAREYGFREIGTPALERAELWTDKSGDEIVDELYSFEDQGGRHVAMTPELTPTVARMVVAKQQELSKPIKWVSTRPFWRYEQVQQGRQREFYQTNVDIFGSSAPEADAEILAWAADALTGLGLTGDHFEFRISHRDILGGVLESYDADVDTEAAIRAVDKSGKISAVEYHDLLIDAGLSADQAAEFDDLIADGDLEAVDAFADTERVSAAVENLQNVLAAAEDFGAREYCTVSLETARGLDYYTGVVFECFDSAGEVSRSIFGGGRYDDLIEGFGGQPTPAVGVAPGHATLPLLLQRAGVWPEEEVTTDYYVLQVGDTRTEAARISRELRDRGHVTETDVAGRSFGAQLDYADSINAETVVIVGEQDLANDEVTIKDMGSGDQTQVPVDEFPGDLERPTFADLD, encoded by the coding sequence ATGTACGACCGGATCAAGGGCTTTCGTGACTTCTATCCCGGCGAAATGTCGGCCAGACGGGCGACTATCGACGTACTGGAGGAAACCGCCCGCGAGTACGGTTTCCGCGAGATCGGAACGCCGGCGCTCGAGCGCGCCGAACTGTGGACCGACAAGAGCGGCGACGAGATCGTCGACGAACTCTACTCTTTCGAGGATCAGGGGGGCCGCCACGTCGCGATGACGCCCGAACTGACGCCGACCGTCGCCCGGATGGTCGTCGCCAAGCAACAGGAGCTGTCGAAGCCGATCAAGTGGGTCTCGACGCGGCCGTTCTGGCGCTACGAGCAGGTTCAGCAGGGCCGCCAGCGCGAATTCTATCAGACCAACGTCGACATCTTCGGCTCGTCCGCGCCCGAAGCCGACGCCGAGATCCTCGCGTGGGCCGCCGACGCCCTCACCGGACTGGGACTCACCGGCGACCACTTCGAGTTTCGGATCTCCCACCGGGACATCCTCGGTGGCGTCCTCGAGAGCTACGACGCCGACGTCGACACCGAGGCGGCGATCCGCGCGGTCGACAAGTCCGGCAAGATTTCGGCCGTCGAGTACCACGACCTCCTGATCGACGCCGGCCTCTCGGCCGATCAGGCCGCCGAGTTCGACGACCTCATCGCGGACGGCGACCTCGAGGCGGTCGACGCGTTCGCCGACACCGAGCGCGTATCGGCGGCCGTCGAGAACCTCCAGAACGTGCTCGCGGCGGCCGAGGACTTCGGCGCGCGCGAGTACTGCACCGTCTCGCTCGAGACGGCCCGGGGACTGGACTACTACACCGGCGTCGTCTTCGAGTGCTTCGACTCCGCCGGCGAGGTCTCCCGATCGATCTTCGGCGGCGGCCGCTACGACGACCTGATCGAGGGCTTCGGCGGCCAGCCGACGCCCGCGGTCGGTGTTGCGCCGGGCCACGCGACGCTGCCGCTCCTGTTACAGCGCGCGGGCGTCTGGCCCGAGGAGGAAGTTACGACGGACTACTACGTCCTGCAGGTCGGCGATACTCGCACGGAGGCGGCGCGAATCTCCCGCGAGCTGCGCGATCGCGGTCACGTCACCGAGACCGACGTCGCCGGTCGTTCGTTCGGGGCACAGCTCGATTACGCCGACTCGATCAACGCCGAAACCGTCGTCATCGTCGGCGAGCAGGACCTCGCGAACGACGAGGTGACGATCAAGGACATGGGATCGGGCGATCAGACGCAGGTTCCGGTCGACGAGTTCCCGGGCGACCTCGAGCGACCGACGTTCGCGGACCTCGACTGA
- a CDS encoding HAMP domain-containing sensor histidine kinase, translated as MQRVADDDWVAEIGERLPVSPLSALGLFLAAIIGIRIALEHVTTRALLESVFPLLAATAVVFADRWLVSRDVSIRDRLTVFGYGLGGFLAAALVTALHLYVLYLEETGAQAPLYLLLMGGTVGVGAGTVAGIYEIQQRAAVREAERQSARLEEFASVVSHDLRNPLSVAQGRLRAAFTDGDPEHLREVDAALNRMDELIEETLSVARSGTQVEDPYDVPLVELASDAWTAVETDEATYEIVGTRMLQVDPLRAKQLFENLYRNAIEHGREDVHIRVGPCDGGFFVADDGPGIPEDERAAVLEQGYSTSAEGSGLGLAIVRAIADAHGWQVAITESEGGGARFEFTRGG; from the coding sequence GTGCAACGCGTGGCCGACGACGATTGGGTCGCAGAGATCGGCGAGCGACTGCCGGTTTCGCCGCTCTCGGCGCTCGGTCTCTTTCTCGCCGCGATCATCGGGATCCGCATCGCTCTCGAGCACGTGACGACCAGAGCGCTCCTCGAGAGCGTCTTTCCGCTGCTCGCGGCGACCGCCGTCGTCTTCGCCGACCGATGGCTGGTCTCCCGGGACGTCTCGATCCGAGACCGGCTCACCGTCTTCGGCTACGGGCTCGGCGGCTTCCTCGCCGCCGCCCTCGTGACGGCGCTCCATCTCTACGTGCTGTATCTCGAGGAGACCGGCGCACAAGCGCCCCTGTACCTGCTCTTGATGGGCGGAACGGTCGGCGTCGGCGCGGGTACCGTCGCCGGCATCTACGAGATTCAACAGCGGGCCGCCGTCCGCGAGGCCGAACGGCAGAGCGCGCGCTTAGAGGAGTTCGCGAGCGTCGTCAGTCACGATCTCCGGAACCCGCTCAGCGTCGCCCAGGGACGGCTCCGAGCGGCGTTCACCGATGGCGATCCGGAGCACTTACGGGAGGTCGACGCGGCGCTGAATCGGATGGACGAACTGATCGAGGAGACGCTGTCGGTGGCCCGTAGTGGGACGCAAGTCGAAGATCCGTACGACGTGCCGCTAGTCGAACTCGCGAGCGACGCGTGGACGGCCGTCGAGACGGACGAGGCCACCTACGAGATAGTCGGTACCCGAATGCTACAGGTCGACCCCCTTCGGGCGAAACAGCTCTTCGAGAACCTCTATCGCAACGCAATCGAACACGGCCGCGAGGACGTCCACATCCGCGTCGGTCCCTGTGACGGCGGCTTCTTCGTCGCCGACGACGGGCCCGGAATCCCCGAAGACGAGCGAGCGGCGGTGCTCGAGCAGGGGTACTCGACATCCGCGGAGGGATCAGGGCTCGGCCTCGCGATCGTCCGCGCGATCGCCGACGCCCACGGCTGGCAGGTCGCGATCACCGAAAGCGAGGGCGGCGGGGCCCGGTTCGAGTTTACTCGCGGCGGCTGA